In the Solanum pennellii chromosome 5, SPENNV200 genome, one interval contains:
- the LOC107019314 gene encoding uncharacterized protein LOC107019314 gives MDRTCTPASGGQNPIPALASGNTIRGRGRRQAQGRGRGRIATLVEEDIHGDVQDRVDGDEPAQDPPSTIVTPVLQDILARMLGLLEGMAHAGALPVTSDGSQTRVEGQTPDLIVAPNSQTPRTQPAAAVAPRLDSMEFSDIASHLANKPSMTVDEQKMFGRFRLMNHPTYTGELTEDAYEFIVSFHERLHNLGLVEFHGVDHIVFQMTGSAKQWWRDYISSRPTRSPPLSWTQFTQVFLSKFAPRSERERKRDEFEGLQQGGMLVVEYEGKFHVLASHASMILTTEAERVRRFVKGLIIPICLGVSQVAASGVPFQKVVDAAKELEMIRREVFEQREGKKTHYSGDFGGALPRSRGYVGRGYPISVQQTHSCCYTCV, from the exons ATGGACAGAACTTGTACACCGGCAAGTGGTGGTCAGAATCCTATTCCTGCGCTTGCTTCTGGGAACACCATCCGAGGTAGAGGCAGGAGACAAGCTCAAGGTCGCGGTAGGGGCCGTATTGCGACACTTGTGGAAG AGGATATTCATGGAGATGTGCAAGATCGTGTCGATGGGGATGAGCCGGCTCAGGATCCACCCAGTACTATTGTCACCCCAGTTCTTCAAGATATCTTGGCTCGTATGTTAGGACTCCTAGAGGGGATGGCTCACGCAGGAGCTTTGCCTGTCACTTCTGATGGCTCACAGACCCGTGTCGAAGGTCAGACTCCAGATCTGATAGTTGCTCCAAATTCTCAGACTCCCAGGACTCAGCCAGCTGCTGCTGTAGCTCCTCGTTTGGATAGTATGGAGTTTTCAGATATTGCATCACATTTGGCGAACAAACCTTCTATGACCGTTGATGAGCAAAAGATGTTTGGGAGGTTCAGACTAATGAATCATCCTACTTATACTGGTGAGTTAACTGAAGATgcatatgaatttatagttagttTTCATGAGAGGTTGCATAATCTAGGATTAGTGGAGTTTCATGGAGTTGACCACATAGTGTTTCAGATGACTGGCTCCGCCAAGCAGTGGTGGAGGGATTATATTAGTAGTAGGCCAACTCGATCTCCTCCACTGTCCTGGACTCAGTTTACTCAGGTATTTCTATCAAAATTTGCTCCACGCAGTGAGAGGGAGCGCAAGAGAGACGAGTTTGAGGGTTTGCAGCAAGGTGGTATGTTAGTTGTAGAGTATGAGGGTAAATTTCATGTCTTGGCTAGTCATGCTTCGATGATACTTACTACAGAGGCTGAGAGAGTGAGGAGGTTTGTTAAGGGGCTGATTATTCCGATTTGTCTAGGAGTTTCTCAAGTTGCTGCTTCTGGTGTTCCGTTCCAGAAAGTGGTGGATGCTGCTAAGGAGTTGGAGATGATTCGACGTGAGGTATTTGAGCAGCGTGAGGGCAAGAAGACCCATTATTCAGGTGATTTTGGTGGTGCTCTGCCTAGGAGTCGAGGTTATGTAGGGAGAGGTTATCCGATCTCAGTCCAGCAGACCCATTCATGCTGCTATACCTGCGTCTGA
- the LOC107019315 gene encoding uncharacterized protein LOC107019315, which produces MVRGGHSGQSGSSHQSGSRRGCFECGDIGHFVRDYPRTRRGGLHQGSQASTSRDAQPPARGGAQNGRGGPHSGRCGSPSGRGSGHEGSQSDGGRSHYYAFPGRPESKASDAVITDILCEFLDLSIRVSTPVGDSVVVDWMYRLCTVTLMGYDTHADLKVLDMIDFYVILGVDWLSSYHAILNCHAKTITLAMPGIPLVEWRGSLSHPSKGVISFLKACQLVQRGCLAYLAHIRDTSTETPMLESIPVVSEFSKVFPIDLAGLPPDRDINFCIDLEPGTRPISIPPYLFSKIDLRSAIISRRLGRRISLRQVFRTRYGHYEFLVMYFGLTNAPAVFMDLMNGVFSPYLDSFVIVFIDDILIYSRTKEEHEHHLRIVLGILKEKKLYAKFSKCEFWLSSVSFLGHVVSKEGIMVDPKKIEAIRGWVRPTLVTEIRSFLGLAGYYRRFVEGFSSIASRLTTLTQKEVTFQWSEECEIGIGCVLMQKGKVIVYASRQLKVFTDHRRLQYIFNQRDLNLRQRRWLELLKDYDMTILYHPGKENVAADALSRNAIRAQQFDDGNLRKIRDKVLKGEAKDAS; this is translated from the exons ATGGTTCGAGGAGGGCATTCTGGTCAGTCAGGGTCCTCTCATCAGAGTGGGTCTCGTAGGGGCTGTTTTGAGTGTGGTGATATAGGACACTTTGTGAGAGACTACCCTAGGACCAGACGTGGTGGCTTACATCAGGGTTCTCAGGCTTCGACTTCCAGGGATGCACAACCTCCAGCTAGGGGTGGTGCACAGAATGGTAGAGGTGGTCCTCATTCAGGTAGATGTGGTTCTCCTTCTGGTCGAGGTAGTGGTCATGAAGGTTCACAATCTGATGGAGGTCGTTCTCACTATTATGCTTTTCCAGGTAGGCCAGAGTCTAAGGcttcagatgctgttatcacag ATATATTATGTGAGTTTCTTGATTTGTCGATACGTGTTTCTACTCCTGTCGGGGATTCTGTAGTTGTAGATTGGATGTATCGATTATGTACAGTTACGTTGATGGGGTATGACACTCACGCAGATTTAAAGGTCTTAGATATGATAGATTTTTATGTGATTCTCGGTGTGGATTGGTTATCTTCTTACCATGCAATTTTAAATTGTCATGCCAAGACAATCACTTTAGCTATGCCTGGAATTCCTTTAGTAGAATGGAGAGGTTCTCTTAGTCACCCTTCTAAGGGTGTGATATCATTTCTTAAGGCTTGTCAGTTGGTACAGAGAGGATGTTTGGCTTACTTGGCCCACATTCGAGATACTAGTACTGAGACTCCTATGCTTGAGTCTATTCcagtagtgagtgaattttcaaaagtatttcCAATCGATTTGGCAGGTCTTCCACCAGATCgtgatattaatttttgtattgatctggagccagGCACTCGGcctatttccattcctccttatc TTTTCTCcaagattgatttgagatctGCTATCATCAGCAGAAGGTTAGGGCGGAGGATATCCCTAAGACAGGTTTTTCGAACACGTTATGGCCATTACGAGTTTTTGGTGATGtattttggattgactaatgcccctgcagtttttatggacttgatgaatgGAGTTTTCAGTCCGTATTTGGATtcctttgttattgtcttcatagatgatatattgatatactcaCGCACTAAGGAGGAACATGAACATCATTTGAGGATCGTGCTTGGGATTCTAAAGGAGAAGAAGCTTTatgcaaagttttcaaagtgtgagttctggcttAGTTCGGTATCATTCTTAGGACATGtagtgtccaaggagggtatcaTGGTAGATCCTAAGAAGATTGAGGCAATTAGAGGTTGGGTCAGACCTACATTAGTTACTGAGATTCGGAGTTTCTTAGGCCTTGCAGGTTATTATCGACGATTCGTTGAGGGTTtctcatccattgcatctcGATTAACTACATTGACACAGAAGGAGGTGACTTTTCAGTGGTCTGAGGAGTGTGAG ATTGGTATTGGTTGTGTATTAATGCAGAAGGGAAAAGTTATAGTTTATGCTTCGagacagttgaag GTGTTCACAGATCATCGTCGCCTCCaatatatattcaatcagaGAGATCTGAATTTGAggcagcggagatggttggaatTGCTCAAGGACTACGACATGACTATTCTTTATCATCCAGGCAAGGAAAATGTTGCAGCAGATGCCTTGAGTCGAAATGCG ATTCGGGctcaacagtttgatgatggtaATTTACGTAAGATTAGAGACAAGGTGTTAAAAGGAGAAGCCAAGGATGCATCTTGA